The Deltaproteobacteria bacterium genome window below encodes:
- a CDS encoding DUF2804 domain-containing protein yields MEPADNAPPKAKSGSGYAYGRYRQPIPLPDISAPGLMGAMRLKEWHYTSVVTGQWFFAFAVVNLGYAAKCFAYLVDRERPANAPEYSELSPMGRAVKFAPSSVSGETRWEAGRNRLVAGHGGDRWQIEVDLPLGPSRVTGSFNFAGGDALALLHRLANGQPAYTHKAAGIAASGSIQWNGQTISLDGGVATLDWTRSVALRETAWKWCSLAGFLPDGRRIGLNLSADVYDGPGGSSQENGLWIDGRLYLLGGVEFALPGDPRREPWIIRSRSGTEVELEFLPLGTREEHLNLGVIRSDFIQPYGTFRGRLAAAGDVAPVPVDGLFGVVEKHLSVW; encoded by the coding sequence ATGGAACCTGCCGACAATGCACCGCCGAAAGCGAAATCCGGCAGCGGCTACGCCTACGGCCGCTACCGGCAGCCGATTCCCCTTCCCGACATCTCCGCCCCCGGCCTCATGGGAGCCATGCGCCTCAAGGAGTGGCACTACACCTCCGTCGTGACCGGCCAGTGGTTCTTCGCCTTCGCCGTGGTGAACCTGGGCTATGCCGCCAAGTGCTTCGCCTACCTCGTGGACCGGGAGCGTCCGGCCAACGCGCCGGAATACTCGGAGCTTTCGCCGATGGGCCGGGCGGTGAAGTTCGCGCCGTCATCGGTCAGCGGCGAAACCCGGTGGGAGGCCGGGAGAAACCGCCTCGTCGCCGGGCACGGCGGCGACCGGTGGCAGATCGAGGTTGATCTGCCGCTGGGGCCTTCGCGGGTGACCGGCAGCTTCAACTTCGCGGGCGGCGACGCGCTCGCCCTGCTGCACCGGCTTGCGAATGGCCAGCCCGCCTACACGCACAAGGCGGCCGGGATTGCCGCCTCGGGCTCCATCCAGTGGAACGGCCAGACGATCAGCCTGGACGGCGGCGTCGCCACGCTCGACTGGACCCGCTCGGTGGCGCTCCGCGAGACGGCATGGAAATGGTGCTCGCTGGCGGGGTTCCTGCCGGACGGCCGCCGCATCGGCCTCAATCTCTCGGCCGATGTCTATGACGGCCCCGGCGGCAGTTCGCAGGAAAACGGCCTCTGGATAGACGGGCGATTGTACCTTCTGGGCGGCGTCGAGTTCGCCCTGCCGGGCGATCCGCGCCGGGAGCCGTGGATCATCCGCAGCCGCAGCGGGACGGAAGTGGAACTTGAGTTCCTTCCGCTTGGCACCCGCGAGGAACACCTGAACCTGGGCGTGATCCGCAGCGATTTCATCCAGCCCTACGGAACCTTCCGGGGCCGGCTGGCGGCAGCAGGTGACGTGGCGCCGGTCCCCGTGGACGGGCTATTTGGCGTCGTGGAAAAGCACCTGAGCGTCTGGTGA
- the pstB gene encoding phosphate ABC transporter ATP-binding protein has translation METGTVSSEALQNTSIAVNPDAILKLANPCLNVDDLSLWYSQAQALYNINIQIPKNKVVAFIGPSGCGKSTLLRCFNRLNDLIDGLRVTGDITFNGQSIYDPELDINHLRKRIGMVFQKSNPFPKSIYENIAYGCRIHGINDKARLDEIVEKSLRGAALWDEVKDRLDDSALGLSGGQQQRICIARAIAVEPEVILLDEPCSALDPISTTKIEELMEDLKSRYAIVIVTHNMQQAARISDYTAFMLMGGLIEYGLTKDLFTNPKDKRTEDYITGRFG, from the coding sequence ATGGAAACCGGTACCGTATCAAGCGAAGCGCTCCAGAACACATCCATCGCCGTCAATCCCGACGCCATCCTGAAGCTCGCCAACCCCTGCCTGAACGTGGATGACCTGTCGCTGTGGTACAGCCAGGCGCAGGCGCTCTACAACATCAACATCCAGATCCCGAAGAACAAGGTCGTCGCCTTCATCGGCCCCTCTGGCTGCGGGAAATCCACGCTGCTGCGCTGCTTCAACCGCCTGAACGACCTGATCGACGGACTCAGGGTGACTGGCGACATCACTTTCAACGGGCAGAGCATCTACGACCCCGAACTGGACATCAACCACCTGCGCAAGCGGATCGGCATGGTGTTCCAGAAGTCCAACCCGTTCCCGAAGTCCATCTACGAGAACATCGCCTACGGCTGCCGCATCCACGGCATCAACGACAAGGCGCGCCTGGACGAGATCGTCGAGAAGAGCCTGCGCGGCGCCGCCCTGTGGGACGAGGTGAAGGACCGGCTGGACGACAGCGCGCTGGGCCTGTCAGGCGGCCAGCAGCAGCGTATCTGCATCGCCCGCGCCATCGCCGTCGAGCCGGAGGTGATCCTGCTGGACGAGCCCTGTTCGGCACTCGACCCCATTTCGACGACCAAGATCGAGGAACTGATGGAAGACCTCAAGAGCCGGTATGCCATCGTCATCGTCACCCACAACATGCAGCAGGCGGCCCGCATTTCCGACTATACTGCCTTCATGCTGATGGGCGGGCTGATCGAATACGGGCTGACCAAGGATCTGTTCACCAATCCGAAGGACAAGCGGACCGAGGACTACATCACCGGCCGCTTCGGCTGA
- a CDS encoding sigma-70 family RNA polymerase sigma factor, translating to METAEAPQTAGPLKPMDPEIAAALLEQHLEFRRFLTSRLGDEAAAEDILQDCLVKASQRGGQLRSGESIVAWFYRILRNAVADHYRSRSADERKHAGLLEEMLAHEADRVHPESGEDSACGCLWGLLGTLKPEYAELLKRVDLGGEAQGAVATSLGITAGNLGVRLHRARQALKTSLERSCGTCAEHGCLDCGCE from the coding sequence ATGGAAACGGCCGAAGCCCCACAGACCGCCGGACCGCTGAAGCCGATGGACCCGGAGATCGCGGCGGCCCTGCTTGAGCAGCACCTTGAGTTCCGCCGGTTCCTCACGAGCCGCCTCGGTGACGAGGCGGCGGCCGAGGACATCCTCCAGGACTGTCTCGTGAAGGCGTCCCAGAGGGGCGGCCAGCTCCGAAGCGGCGAGAGCATCGTCGCCTGGTTCTACCGGATCCTGCGGAACGCGGTGGCCGACCACTACCGGAGCCGGAGCGCTGACGAGCGGAAGCATGCCGGCCTTCTGGAGGAGATGCTGGCCCATGAGGCCGATCGCGTGCATCCCGAAAGCGGCGAGGACAGTGCCTGCGGCTGCCTGTGGGGGCTTCTCGGCACGCTGAAGCCGGAATACGCCGAACTCCTGAAGCGGGTTGACCTCGGCGGCGAGGCGCAGGGCGCGGTGGCCACGTCGCTGGGGATCACGGCGGGGAACCTCGGCGTCCGCCTGCACCGGGCACGGCAGGCGCTCAAGACGAGCCTTGAGCGGTCCTGCGGCACCTGCGCCGAGCACGGCTGCCTCGACTGCGGGTGCGAATAA
- the phoU gene encoding phosphate signaling complex protein PhoU, with protein sequence MPTREHSSKHYEQELLHLRERVLAMGARVERMVGGGMRALVQRNEDLAREMIALDNEVDHDEQEIDELCLQLLAQRQPVASDLRFITLCMKIVTDLERMGDLAVNLCERAMELMEEPLLKPLIDLPRMGDLAQQMVHTALDSLIDGNVEQATKVLESDDAVDDLYEQIFRELISFILEDPRTAKRAIGLLFAAKHLERIGDHATNIAEMVIFWVKGKDVRHGAGLAAENKTQGS encoded by the coding sequence ATGCCAACGCGGGAACACAGCAGCAAGCATTACGAGCAGGAACTCCTGCACCTGCGCGAGCGGGTTCTGGCCATGGGCGCCCGCGTCGAGCGGATGGTGGGCGGCGGCATGCGCGCCCTCGTCCAGCGGAACGAGGATCTCGCCCGCGAGATGATCGCGCTCGACAACGAGGTTGATCACGACGAGCAGGAGATCGACGAGCTGTGCCTCCAGCTTCTCGCCCAGCGGCAGCCGGTGGCGAGCGACCTCAGGTTCATCACCCTCTGCATGAAGATCGTGACCGACCTGGAGCGGATGGGCGACCTGGCGGTGAACCTCTGCGAGCGGGCGATGGAGCTGATGGAGGAACCGCTGCTGAAGCCCCTCATCGACCTGCCCCGCATGGGCGATCTGGCGCAGCAGATGGTCCACACGGCCCTCGATTCGCTCATCGACGGAAATGTGGAGCAGGCGACCAAGGTGCTCGAGTCCGACGACGCGGTGGACGACCTTTACGAGCAGATCTTCCGCGAGCTCATCAGCTTTATCCTCGAAGACCCCCGGACCGCCAAGCGGGCCATCGGCCTGCTGTTCGCCGCCAAGCACCTGGAGCGGATCGGCGATCACGCCACCAATATCGCCGAAATGGTGATTTTCTGGGTCAAGGGGAAGGATGTCCGGCACGGCGCCGGGCTGGCGGCCGAGAACAAGACGCAGGGATCATGA
- the pstA gene encoding phosphate ABC transporter permease PstA, which translates to MFKRKDKASAETGTTFIWLCAGALGLNILGIGGLLLLIAINGMGHFWQKELVTAEMLDGSKLMGEVHNRERNPPAEGEDPLETGFRKQMKVGNRDVTGADFRWVDERQMRGVRQDPWAFVLERLEWGNFYGTMAEFRREGETLATDPEAIWKLFEPSHREKRALYAKVRKIEKKDIGDVNHELEQLRLAERRLAMKPPPEAGLARRKAEIENRRQAANERFSQIAGELRELRGQLASDVVVMETADGRRKEIAVGTIVRAIPANQLSAAGKAGLYLDRTWEFIFDDPRESNTEGGIFPAIFGTVMMVFIMSFIVVPFGVLAAIYLREYARQGPLVRIVNIAVNNLAGVPSIVFGIFGLGFFVYGIGGSIDKLFFPESLPTPTFGTGGILWASLTLALLTLPVVIVATEEGLAAVPRIVREGSLALGATKFETIWKVVLPASAPAILTGMILAMARAAGEVAPLMIVGMVKLAPSLPLDGYAPFIHLERKFMHLGFHIYDVGFQSPNVEATKPLVFATTLLLIGLVTVMNISAIYIRNRLRRKYTTSAV; encoded by the coding sequence ACCGCCGAGATGCTGGACGGATCGAAACTGATGGGCGAGGTCCACAACCGCGAGCGCAATCCGCCCGCCGAGGGGGAGGACCCGCTGGAGACCGGCTTCCGCAAGCAGATGAAGGTCGGCAACCGCGACGTGACCGGGGCCGATTTCCGCTGGGTGGACGAACGGCAGATGCGCGGCGTCCGCCAGGATCCGTGGGCATTTGTTCTGGAACGGCTCGAATGGGGCAACTTCTACGGCACGATGGCCGAGTTCCGGCGCGAAGGCGAGACGCTAGCCACCGATCCGGAGGCCATCTGGAAGCTGTTCGAGCCGTCCCATCGCGAAAAGCGGGCCCTCTACGCCAAGGTCAGGAAGATCGAGAAAAAGGACATCGGCGACGTCAACCACGAGCTGGAGCAGCTCCGCCTCGCCGAGCGGCGCCTTGCCATGAAGCCGCCGCCGGAAGCCGGGCTCGCCCGCCGGAAGGCGGAGATCGAGAATCGCCGGCAGGCGGCCAACGAGCGGTTCAGCCAGATCGCCGGCGAGCTGCGCGAACTGCGCGGCCAGCTAGCGAGCGATGTCGTGGTGATGGAAACCGCCGACGGCCGCCGCAAGGAGATCGCCGTCGGCACCATCGTTCGCGCCATTCCGGCCAACCAGCTTTCAGCCGCCGGGAAGGCCGGACTCTACCTGGACCGGACATGGGAGTTCATCTTCGACGACCCCCGCGAATCCAACACCGAGGGCGGCATCTTCCCGGCCATTTTCGGGACCGTGATGATGGTGTTCATCATGTCGTTCATTGTCGTCCCGTTCGGCGTGCTGGCGGCAATCTACCTGCGGGAATACGCCAGGCAGGGGCCGCTCGTCCGGATCGTGAATATCGCGGTCAACAACCTGGCCGGCGTGCCGTCCATCGTGTTCGGCATCTTCGGGCTCGGATTCTTCGTCTATGGCATCGGCGGAAGCATCGACAAGCTGTTCTTCCCGGAATCCCTGCCGACGCCGACATTCGGCACCGGCGGCATCCTGTGGGCCAGCCTCACGCTGGCGCTTCTCACCCTGCCCGTCGTCATCGTGGCGACCGAGGAGGGGCTCGCCGCCGTGCCGCGGATCGTCCGCGAGGGATCGCTCGCGCTCGGTGCGACCAAGTTCGAGACGATCTGGAAGGTGGTGCTGCCCGCATCGGCCCCGGCGATCCTGACCGGCATGATTCTTGCCATGGCGCGGGCCGCTGGCGAAGTCGCGCCGCTCATGATCGTCGGCATGGTGAAGCTGGCGCCGTCGCTGCCGCTGGACGGGTACGCCCCGTTCATCCACCTGGAGCGGAAGTTCATGCACCTGGGGTTCCACATCTATGACGTGGGGTTCCAGAGCCCGAACGTGGAGGCGACCAAGCCGCTGGTGTTTGCCACGACGCTGCTGCTCATCGGGCTGGTCACCGTCATGAACATCTCGGCCATCTACATACGCAACCGGCTGCGCCGCAAGTACACGACGAGCGCCGTCTAG
- a CDS encoding response regulator, translated as MSGKRILIVEDDPDIAELVRFNLAAEGYKVEIQSRGLSGLDRARTNPPDLLILDLMLPDLPGIEICKRLRASEATARLPILMLTAKGEEIDRVVGFEVGADDYVTKPFGVRELMLRVRALLRRSSAGPDTKDTYRVGEVTLDTQGHRLQVGSEEIPLTSTEFKLLVSFFESPTRLFSRMWLLEHVWDYAEGVESRTVDAHIRRLRKKLGKHADLIETVHGAGYRFNLAQYDMP; from the coding sequence ATGAGCGGAAAACGCATACTCATCGTCGAGGACGACCCGGACATAGCCGAGCTGGTCCGGTTCAACCTGGCCGCCGAGGGCTATAAGGTGGAGATCCAGTCACGCGGGCTCTCCGGTCTCGACCGGGCGCGCACGAACCCGCCGGACCTGCTGATCCTGGATCTCATGCTGCCGGACCTTCCCGGCATCGAGATCTGCAAGCGGCTGCGCGCCTCCGAGGCGACAGCCCGGCTTCCGATCCTGATGCTGACGGCCAAGGGGGAGGAGATCGACCGGGTGGTGGGCTTCGAGGTCGGCGCCGACGATTACGTCACCAAGCCGTTCGGCGTGCGCGAGCTGATGCTCCGGGTGCGCGCCCTGCTCCGCCGCAGCAGCGCCGGCCCCGACACGAAGGACACCTACCGGGTGGGCGAGGTGACGCTCGACACCCAGGGGCACCGGCTCCAGGTCGGCAGCGAGGAGATTCCCCTCACCTCCACCGAGTTCAAGCTGCTCGTCAGCTTCTTCGAGAGCCCGACCCGGCTTTTCTCCCGCATGTGGCTGCTGGAACATGTCTGGGACTACGCCGAGGGGGTTGAATCGCGCACGGTAGACGCCCACATCCGGAGGCTCCGCAAGAAACTGGGCAAGCACGCCGATCTCATCGAGACCGTGCATGGCGCCGGCTACCGGTTCAACCTCGCCCAGTACGACATGCCGTGA
- a CDS encoding HAMP domain-containing protein, with protein sequence MKLHLKIALAALAVSAVALVAGYAYVVPVFRQNLIRTAKSAQEERLRTLCHLLELRPHERLTPEELQPYVRGYAGGGAARFLILDEKGLGIADSLAAASRIIQPESFLSRPEVQEALAAPEPASIIHHATAPYSTLYLARRFRLADRTGVVRMIYPLDDIETAVGRVRNILWVAGLFSLTLAGALGLLISRWITAPVREVAEATDRIAEGDFTARVRSRADDEVGVLARNFDRMAERLELTISAYQAEREQAERILSTVQEGLILLDRDNRIVSANQAFGRLFSAGVAGMPGRSPVEIVRTDRIEDAVEALSEGREQYEGEFTLEGPGPERMFELSAAPIREQGERTGAVMVFRDVTRTRRLERIRRDFVANVSHELRTPLTSIHGYAETLAARIEGNETYSNFVQAILRNSERLTTLVNDLLDLSRIERPDFRLELREEDLRSLVAASVEGQQRAAQAKRISLEFAPGGFPHRLSFDRNRIEQVMTNLLDNAIKYTPEGGSVRVATSLAAGEITVSVADTGPGIPDEDRNRVFERFYRVDKHRSRELGGTGLGLAIVKHIVTLHRGRVGVDSAEGSGSRFWFTLPASAA encoded by the coding sequence GTGAAACTGCATCTCAAGATCGCGCTTGCCGCACTCGCCGTCTCGGCAGTCGCGCTGGTTGCCGGGTATGCGTACGTCGTACCGGTGTTCCGGCAGAACCTCATACGGACCGCCAAGTCCGCGCAGGAAGAACGGCTCCGCACACTCTGCCATCTGCTGGAACTCCGCCCCCACGAGCGGCTCACCCCGGAGGAGCTTCAGCCCTACGTGAGAGGCTACGCCGGTGGCGGGGCCGCCCGGTTCCTGATCCTCGACGAAAAGGGACTGGGCATCGCCGACAGCCTGGCGGCGGCGAGCCGGATCATCCAGCCCGAGAGCTTCCTCTCCCGGCCCGAGGTCCAGGAGGCACTGGCGGCGCCGGAGCCCGCCAGCATCATCCATCACGCCACGGCACCCTACAGCACGCTCTATCTGGCCCGCCGGTTCCGGCTGGCCGATCGCACCGGCGTCGTCCGGATGATCTACCCGCTGGACGACATCGAGACCGCGGTGGGCCGGGTACGGAACATCCTCTGGGTGGCCGGGCTTTTCTCGCTTACGCTGGCAGGCGCCCTGGGGCTCCTCATCTCGCGCTGGATCACCGCTCCGGTCCGCGAGGTCGCCGAGGCCACCGACCGGATCGCCGAGGGCGACTTCACCGCCCGCGTGCGGAGCCGGGCCGATGACGAGGTGGGCGTGCTGGCGCGCAACTTCGACCGCATGGCCGAGCGGCTGGAACTGACGATTTCCGCCTATCAGGCGGAGCGGGAACAGGCCGAGCGCATCCTCTCCACCGTTCAGGAAGGACTGATCCTGCTCGACCGGGACAACCGGATCGTCTCGGCCAACCAGGCGTTCGGACGGCTGTTCAGCGCCGGCGTCGCGGGGATGCCGGGCCGCTCGCCGGTGGAGATCGTCCGCACCGACCGGATCGAGGACGCCGTGGAGGCGCTCTCGGAGGGACGCGAGCAGTACGAGGGCGAGTTCACGCTGGAGGGGCCCGGTCCGGAGCGCATGTTCGAGCTGTCGGCCGCCCCGATCCGCGAGCAGGGAGAACGCACGGGCGCGGTCATGGTGTTCCGCGACGTGACGCGCACGAGGCGGCTGGAGCGGATCCGGCGGGATTTTGTCGCCAACGTGAGCCATGAACTGCGAACCCCTCTCACCTCCATTCATGGCTATGCCGAGACGCTCGCGGCGCGCATCGAGGGCAACGAGACCTACAGCAACTTCGTGCAGGCGATCCTGCGGAACTCCGAACGGCTCACGACGCTGGTGAACGATCTTCTCGACCTCTCGCGCATCGAGCGGCCCGATTTCCGCCTCGAACTCCGCGAGGAAGACCTCCGCTCGCTCGTCGCCGCCAGCGTCGAGGGCCAGCAGCGGGCGGCGCAGGCCAAGCGCATCTCGCTGGAGTTCGCCCCCGGCGGCTTTCCGCACCGCCTTTCCTTCGACCGCAACCGGATCGAGCAGGTGATGACGAATCTCCTCGACAACGCCATCAAATACACGCCGGAAGGGGGCTCCGTCCGGGTGGCGACCTCGCTGGCGGCTGGAGAGATCACGGTCTCTGTCGCCGATACCGGCCCCGGAATCCCCGACGAGGACCGCAACCGCGTGTTCGAGCGTTTCTACCGGGTAGACAAGCACCGGTCGCGGGAACTGGGCGGAACGGGGCTGGGACTCGCCATCGTCAAGCACATCGTCACCCTCCACCGGGGCCGGGTCGGCGTGGACAGCGCCGAGGGGTCCGGCTCGCGCTTCTGGTTCACGCTTCCGGCCTCCGCGGCCTGA
- the polA gene encoding DNA polymerase I, which produces MAYVFRAFHALPPMSNARGMPTNAVLGFCRMILKLKKSFHPRYIACVNDASGPTFREEIYPEYKANRKEPDPELVPQFDLCRRAATDAFNLPVLELKGFEADDIIATLARRFARMGIDTVIVSSDKDLMQLVDDHVSMWDPMKDRAIGREQVIEKFGVPPELVVDVQAIIGDSTDNIPGVKGVGEKTAPGLIQEYGSLEKLLENTGRIEKKGLREKLEAGREMAVLSKKLATCRDDVPLKAELDELAAREPDPARMVAFFREMDFTALIREMSSEDDYKGFRRDRYETVLDEKALKAVLDEVRKAKVAAFDTETTSLDELQAELVGFSLSTKPGKAWYVPVAHRYLGVPAQIPRDRALALLRPVLEDPEILKLGQNVKYDRRVLLRYGIHCRGFDWDSMLASYVLDPGRRSHGLDQLAFDFLKHKMLSYQEVTGTGKHQVTFDQVEIPRATEYAAEDADAVMRLYGILDPRLKSEGVLDLFSQVEMPLVDVLIDMEERGVLVDTGKLAEMSQEFGRRMQELLGRIYGMAGGEFNVDSPKQLQTVLFERLKLPTARKTKTGYSTDQEVLEKLAEEHELPRLLIDYRGLSKLKGTYIDALPRMVNAKTGRIHTSFNQAVAETGRLSSSEPNLQNIPARTEDGRRIREAFIAPKDSVLVSADYSQVELRILAHVTGDPALVAAYRDGTDIHSLTAAEMYGVRPEEVTREQRGAGKTINFSVIYGIGAQSLGKSLDVTPKEAQSYIDAYFRRYAGVKAFFDRTVEEARTNGYVTTLLGRRRYLPTLTSKNFQERSFAERAACNTVIQGTAADIIKVAMIELYRKLPVHGFKARMILQVHDELLFEAPAAEAEKVRKIAAEVMSSVVKLDVPLLVETKAARDWAGAH; this is translated from the coding sequence ATGGCCTACGTGTTCCGGGCATTCCACGCGCTGCCGCCCATGTCGAATGCCAGGGGAATGCCCACGAACGCCGTGCTGGGCTTCTGCCGGATGATCCTGAAGCTGAAGAAGTCCTTTCACCCCCGTTACATCGCCTGCGTGAACGACGCGAGCGGGCCCACGTTCCGCGAGGAGATTTATCCCGAATACAAGGCGAACCGGAAGGAGCCGGACCCGGAGCTCGTTCCCCAGTTCGACCTCTGCCGCCGGGCGGCCACCGATGCGTTCAACCTCCCGGTGCTGGAACTCAAGGGTTTCGAGGCGGATGACATCATCGCCACGCTGGCGCGGCGGTTCGCCAGAATGGGAATCGACACGGTCATCGTCTCGTCCGACAAGGACCTGATGCAGCTCGTGGACGATCACGTCTCCATGTGGGATCCAATGAAGGACCGCGCCATCGGCCGCGAGCAGGTGATCGAGAAGTTCGGCGTTCCGCCGGAACTGGTGGTGGACGTGCAGGCGATCATCGGCGACAGCACGGACAACATCCCCGGCGTGAAGGGTGTCGGGGAAAAGACCGCGCCGGGACTGATCCAGGAGTACGGCTCGCTCGAAAAACTCCTCGAAAACACCGGCAGGATCGAGAAGAAGGGCCTGAGGGAGAAGCTGGAGGCGGGCCGCGAGATGGCCGTGCTCTCGAAGAAGCTCGCCACCTGCCGGGACGATGTTCCCCTGAAGGCGGAACTGGATGAACTCGCCGCCAGGGAGCCCGACCCGGCCCGGATGGTCGCCTTCTTCCGGGAGATGGACTTCACGGCGCTCATCCGGGAGATGTCCTCCGAGGATGATTACAAGGGGTTCCGCCGGGACCGGTACGAAACCGTGCTGGACGAAAAGGCGCTGAAGGCCGTGCTGGACGAGGTCCGCAAGGCGAAGGTGGCGGCGTTCGATACGGAGACGACCTCGCTGGACGAACTGCAGGCCGAACTGGTCGGGTTCTCGCTCTCCACAAAACCGGGCAAGGCCTGGTACGTGCCGGTGGCGCACCGCTATCTGGGCGTCCCGGCCCAGATACCGAGGGACCGGGCCCTCGCGCTGCTCAGGCCCGTGCTGGAAGACCCGGAAATCCTCAAGCTCGGCCAGAACGTTAAATATGACCGGCGCGTGCTGCTCCGGTACGGAATCCACTGCCGGGGTTTCGACTGGGATTCGATGCTGGCCAGCTACGTGCTCGACCCCGGCCGCCGGTCCCACGGCCTCGACCAGCTCGCCTTCGATTTTCTCAAGCACAAGATGCTCTCCTACCAGGAGGTGACCGGAACCGGAAAGCACCAGGTGACGTTCGACCAGGTGGAGATACCCCGCGCCACCGAATACGCCGCCGAGGACGCCGACGCGGTCATGCGCCTTTACGGGATTCTGGACCCGCGCCTGAAGTCCGAGGGGGTGCTGGACCTGTTCAGCCAGGTGGAGATGCCGCTGGTGGACGTGCTGATCGACATGGAGGAGCGGGGCGTTCTTGTCGATACCGGCAAGCTCGCGGAGATGTCGCAGGAGTTCGGCCGCCGGATGCAGGAACTTCTGGGCCGGATTTACGGGATGGCTGGCGGCGAGTTCAACGTGGACTCGCCCAAGCAGCTCCAGACGGTCCTGTTCGAGCGGCTGAAGCTGCCGACGGCCCGCAAGACCAAGACCGGCTACTCCACCGACCAGGAGGTGCTGGAAAAGCTGGCCGAGGAGCACGAACTGCCCCGGCTGCTGATCGACTACCGGGGCCTCTCCAAGCTGAAAGGCACCTACATCGACGCCCTGCCGAGGATGGTGAACGCAAAGACCGGCCGGATTCACACCTCGTTCAACCAGGCAGTGGCCGAAACGGGCCGCCTCTCGTCGTCGGAACCGAACCTCCAGAACATCCCCGCCCGGACCGAGGACGGCCGCCGGATCCGCGAGGCGTTCATCGCGCCCAAGGACTCGGTGCTGGTGTCGGCCGACTACTCGCAGGTGGAACTGCGTATCCTCGCCCATGTCACTGGCGACCCGGCGCTGGTGGCGGCCTACCGGGACGGTACGGACATCCACAGCCTTACGGCGGCCGAGATGTACGGCGTCCGGCCGGAGGAGGTCACCCGCGAACAGCGTGGGGCGGGCAAGACGATCAACTTCAGTGTCATCTACGGGATCGGAGCCCAGTCGCTCGGCAAATCCCTCGACGTCACCCCGAAGGAGGCGCAAAGCTATATTGACGCCTATTTCCGCCGCTATGCCGGGGTGAAAGCGTTTTTCGACCGGACCGTCGAGGAAGCCCGCACGAATGGCTATGTGACGACGCTCCTCGGCCGCCGGCGCTACCTGCCCACCCTGACGTCGAAGAACTTCCAGGAGCGGTCCTTCGCCGAGCGGGCTGCCTGCAACACCGTGATCCAGGGGACCGCCGCCGACATCATCAAGGTGGCGATGATCGAGCTGTACAGGAAACTCCCGGTCCACGGATTCAAGGCCCGCATGATTCTGCAGGTCCACGATGAACTGCTGTTCGAGGCCCCCGCCGCCGAGGCGGAAAAGGTCCGCAAGATCGCGGCGGAGGTCATGTCGTCGGTCGTGAAGCTGGACGTGCCGCTTCTCGTCGAAACCAAAGCTGCCCGCGACTGGGCAGGCGCGCATTGA